Proteins encoded together in one Anticarsia gemmatalis isolate Benzon Research Colony breed Stoneville strain chromosome 1, ilAntGemm2 primary, whole genome shotgun sequence window:
- the LOC142974257 gene encoding uncharacterized protein LOC142974257 produces the protein MALKDLCRLCAKKDDFSKDLLEESNRNVLKLIQDFIQIMVYESDHLPTKICIDCEEKMISFQLFVLECYKAQDTLKRMHEDSFKTLQIKLEKLPVDFGVSVIKTEVKDEVTADDIVSALSDEAALSVIDAYPETSDNHDIDLNNDDVDHHNNDDDDDEDDDTDDDFFENVAIAALKDVKMKQMRKKDITEEEAEEFNKVLKKPNLKVKDFVKLKCNFCEEKMKSWSALRAHYGTKHKSKPFVFCLCGFVVRSKSVLYKHVSDHKVQSRQLKKASENDNDNENENEDEKQEIKYANLNVKDFIRFICPKCQKEFSSWYRLRAHCDKMHKIKTTVSCSCGITLKSKSVMYKHVQDHRNPNTLACDQCPRITKTLSALNKHKMRHIPKSERKYICSNCNKIFTTKDALKSHERSHIPIEERKIYHCEMCNMKFTTRSSAASHKRVVHDKIKGYVCDLCGYACGTNGELRQHRAIHSDEKPFTCRKCSKSFKTYSNLKTHIDTHEETSYECYICRRILNSRRTLRKHLLVHEDKCKHVCAYCNKAFKRRQTLKVHMYTHTGDKPLTCKWCDERFSYASTLRSHRLRCHPDKIAAQAHDSYNNYNHNHNHVAMEQEYIKNDVPNVNVAITKNEVEAI, from the exons ATGGCTCTTAAAGACTTGTGTAGATTATGTGCAAAAAAAGACGATTTTTCAAAAGATTTGTTAGAAGAAAGcaatagaaatgttttaaaactaattcaAGACTTTATACAAATAATG GTATATGAAAGTGATCATTTACCAACAAAAATTTGTATAGATTGTGAAgaaaaaatgatttcatttcaaCTGTTTGTACTTGAATGCTATAAAGCTCAAGATACTTTAAAACGGATGCATGAAGATAGTTTTAAAACACTGCAAATAAAACTTGAAAAACTGCCAGTGGATTTTGGGGTGTCTGTCATCAAAACTGAG GTCAAGGATGAAGTGACAGCTGATGATATTGTTT CTGCCCTAAGTGATGAAGCCGCTTTGTCAGTCATTGATGCCTATCCAGAAACAAGTGATAATCATGACATAGATCTGAATAACGATGATGTTGATCATCACAAcaacgatgatgatgatgatgaagatgatGACACAGATGATGATTTCTTTGAGAATGTAGCTATTGCAGCACTGAAAGATGtgaaaatgaaacaaatgaGAAAGAAAGATATAACGGAAGAAGAAGCAGAAGAATTCAATAAAGTCTTAAAAAAACCCAATTTAAAAGTTAAGGATTTTGTAAA GCTCAAGTGTAACTTTTGTGAAGAAAAAATGAAATCATGGAGTGCTTTAAGAGCACATTATGGAACAAAACACAAAAGCAAACCGTTTGTGTTTTGTCTCTGTGGTTTTGTTGTACGATCTAAAAGTGTTCTATACAAACACGTATCAGATCATAAAGTACAAAGTAGACAGCTAAAGAAGGCCTCTGAAAATGACAATGACAATGAGAATGAAAATGAAGATGAGAagcaagaaataaaatatgcaaacCTAAATGTTAAAGATTTTATAAG GTTCATTTGTCCAAAGTGTCAAAAGGAATTTTCAAGTTGGTATCGTTTGAGGGCTCATTGCGATAAAATGCACAAAATAAAGACCACAGTTTCTTGTAGCTGCGGTAtaacacttaaatctaaatCTGTTATGTACAAACATGTACAGGACCATAGGAACCCCAATACACTTGC GTGCGACCAGTGCCCACGAATAACTAAGACTTTGTCAGCcttgaataaacataaaatgagACATATACCAAAAAGTGAACGAAAGTACATATGttctaattgcaataaaatattcactACTAAGGACGCGCTGAAGTCACACGAGAGATCACACATACCCATAGAAGAACGCAAGATATATCACTGCGAAATGTGCAATATGAA GTTTACAACTCGTTCGTCGGCGGCGTCCCACAAGCGGGTAGTACACGACAAGATCAAGGGCTACGTGTGCGATCTGTGCGGGTACGCGTGCGGCACCAATGGCGAGCTGCGCCAGCACCGCGCTATACACAGCGATGAAAAACCTTTCACCTGCAGGAAATGTTCTAAAtc GTTCAAAACGTATTCGAATCTCAAGACGCACATCGACACTCACGAGGAGACGTCGTACGAGTGCTACATCTGCCGGCGCATACTGAACAGTCGCCGTACCTTGCGCAAACATCTACTGGTGCACGAAGATAAATGCAAACATGTTTGCGCTTACTGTAATAAAGCCTTCAAGAGGAGACAGACTTTGAAG GTGCACATGTACACGCACACGGGCGACAAGCCGCTGACGTGCAAGTGGTGCGACGAGCGCTTCAGCTACGCCTCCACGCTGCGCTCGCACCGCCTGCGCTGTCACCCCGACAAGATCGCGGCGCAGGCGCACGACTCCTACAACAACTACAACCACAACCACAACCACGTCGCCATGGAACAG GAATACATAAAGAACGACGTGCCAAATGTGAATGTTGCGATAACAAAGAATGAAGTTGAGGCTATATAA
- the Rca1 gene encoding regulator of cyclin A1: MAVHSEYAETTMSALSYENINYYRNEDSGYHTSFTPGSFDHSDLSSEFLDQSTTPYINVTPDLNVRRLSRYGPLKPRNDISTDTSPSRRGIKRPHPGTEVAKQTIPTPTTVIAGQIESLEVCEDKENTTICILPESPRRVKTNTRFICRLKVSEPILPYPITPVKRDCNPNSCKSAKKLDFSIHTLTCKKHELEPVPEERPKVQEKPLVRPNQKIDILSLLHEARAIPALTNILQNLNHEDSYKFCFVSKSWYQIWKTYTRKVRKIELRQYLRTAQENQENCGRDKNYRVYNKYFGGCLKEIHNEIIEEPASTAPVSPPHSPRSNRFRKFTKSASRDSRLQLPCVRCSHPAKVTEEVTGEEWVECTSVTCSYQFCRSCRSDRHPGKSCSQYDLDAPSPSKRKKCAYAVGTMKSKRNLRRLL, encoded by the exons ATGGCCGTACACTCTGAGTATGCGGAGACCACCATGTCGGCATTATCTTATGAAAATATCAACTACTACAGGAATGAAGACAGTGGCTATCACACATCATTTACTCCCGGTTCGTTTGATCATTCTGATCTTTCTAGTGAGTTTCTTGATCAATCAACGACACCTTACATTAATGTGACCCCGGATTTGAACGTCCGACGGCTTTCAAGGTACGGCCCGCTAAAACCACGCAATGACATTTCAACGGACACTTCGCCATCGAGACGCGGCATCAAGCGGCCTCATCCTGGTACTGAGGTCGCCAAACAAACAATACCAACACCAACAACAGTGATAGCAGGTCAAATTGAAAGTCTAGAGGTTTGTGAAGATAAAGAAAACACCACAATATGCATCCTACCAGAAAGTCCTCGCCGAGTCAAAACAAACACAAGATTTATCTGCAGATTGAAAGTCTCTGAACCAATATTGCCATATCCTATTACACCAGTCAAACGGGATTGTAACCCAAACTCATGCAAATCTGCAAAGAAACTTGACTTCTCAATACATACACTCACATGTAAAAAGCATGAGCTTGAGCCAGTTCCTGAGGAAAGACCTAAAGTGCAGGAAAAACCTCTAGTGAGACCTAACCAAAAAATAGATATTCTTAGTTTGTTACATGAAGCAAGGGCTATACCAGCACTCACTAATATACTTCAAAATCTAAACCACGAAGACAGctataagttttgttttgttagcaAATCATGGTACCAGATATGGAAAACATATACTCGTAAAGTAAGGAAGATTGAATTAAGGCAATACTTAAGAACAGCTCAAGAAAACCAGGAGAATTGTGGAAGAGATAAAAATTATAGAGTATACAATAAGTATTTCGGTGGATGTCTTAAGGAAATTCACAATGAGATAATTGAGGAACCCGCAAGCACTGCCCCTGTGAGCCCACCACATTCACCAAGATCAAACAGATTCAGGAAGTTTACCAAg TCTGCTTCGCGGGATTCAAGATTGCAGCTACCGTGTGTACGATGTTCACATCCTGCTAAGGTAACAGAAGAAGTAACTGGTGAGGAATGGGTTGAGTGCACCAGTGTTACATGCTCATATCAGTTCTGTAGATCATGCCGCTCTGACAGACATCCAGGTAAGAGCTGTTCTCAGTATGATCTTGATGCTCCAAGTCCCTCAAAGAGAAAAAAGTGTGCATATGCTGTAGGGACAATGAAAAGCAAAAGAAACTTACGTAGATTATtgtga